Proteins from one Aspergillus nidulans FGSC A4 chromosome VIII genomic window:
- a CDS encoding putative ubiquitin conjugating enzyme (UbcC) (transcript_id=CADANIAT00002502): MAERILMNEFKALSQEPWVNVELQNDDIFRWTIGLIVLNPDSLFYGGYFKASMKFPTNYPYSPPEFRFHRPLYHPNIYTDGKLCISILHSPGEDEMSGELASERWSPAQRVESVLISILSLLDDAEVSSPANVDASVLLRKDFEAYKERVRKCVEDSKADIPEGFEMPTHESTIRSAPKQVKDDDSDFWAESDVDDDMFGGSGSDQEEVDSDAFEQGDDSMSDDE, translated from the exons atGGCTGAACGGATTTTAATGAACGAGTTCAAGGCTCTCTCTCAAGAGCCGTGGGTCAACGTTGAGCTTCAAAACGACGACATCTTCAGATGGACGATCGGGCTTATCGTGCTGAATCCAGATTCGTTATTTTACGGAGGTTACTTCAAGGCATCCATGAAGTTTCCAACGAACTACCCGTATTCGCCACCGG AGTTCCGCTTTCACCGACCCCTCTATCACCCGAACATCTACACCGACGGCAAgctctgcatctccatcctccactCGCCCGGCGAAGATGAAATGTCCGGTGAACTCGCGTCTGAACGCTGGTCGCCCGCCCAACGCGTTGAGTCCGTACTGATTTCTATACTTTCCCTTCTCGACGACGCGGAAGTCTCCTCGCCGGCCAACGTAGACGCTTCGgttctcctccgcaaggaTTTTGAAGCCTACAAAGAACGTGTACGAAAGTGCGTGGAGGATTCGAAGGCTGACATTCCCGAGGGATTCGAAATGCCGACACACGAGAGCACGATCAGGAGTGCCCCGAAGCAGGTGAAGGACGATGACTCGGACTTTTGGGCCGAGAGTGACGTGGACGATGATATGTTTGGAGGGAGTGGAAGTGaccaggaggaggttgacTCGGATGCGTTTGAGCAGGGCGATGACTCGATGAGTGATGACGAGTGA
- a CDS encoding dipeptidase (transcript_id=CADANIAT00002504), with product MEKTTDLPQHNLASPPVNGRSSWKTRCALGVIAGGLIFWDVLACYAHPHTYHDPVEEVLHLQPLTDGHNDFPEFIRYFYHNHIYQSNFSDQIALPGHVDFPRLAKGGVRGQFWSVYVACHDSPPEPDYEYVHDTLQQIDLVHRLASLYPGYLEIVPDTTAFRHTFESSPTKIASFLGVEGLHQIGSSASTLRLYHSLGARYVTLTHMCHNEYADSATPSKPRHNGLSAKGRDMVLEMNRLGMAVDISHVSAKTMHDALDTSKAPVIFSHSSVYALCPHERNVPDDVLLRLAENGGVIMITFLDEYTRCDNPLAATLSDVADHIQYVGELIGYEYVGLGSDFDGMVTTIQGLEDVSKYPDLIKELLDRGVSVKDAAGIIGGNILRVMGEIERVAREMNEEGITPLEDDVPSPTEML from the exons ATGGAGAAAACTACTGATCTTCCACAACATAATCTGGCCTCTCCACCCGTCAATGGGCGATCTTCCTGGAAAACACGGTGCGCTCTTGGCGTCATCGCCGGTGGACTGATCTTCTGGGACGTCCTCGCCTGTTATGCCCACCCTCACACCTACCACGACCCCGTCGAGGAGGTactgcatctgcagccaTTGACAG ATGGTCACAACGATTTCCCCGAATTCATCCGTTATTTCTACCACAACCACATCTACCAGAGCAATTTCTCTGACCAAATCGCGCTCCCCGGTCACGTCGACTTTCCGCGTCTAGCTAAGGGTGGCGTTCGCGGTCAGTTCTGGAGTGTCTATGTAGCATG CCATGATTCTCCCCCCGAACCAGACTACGAGTACGTCCACGATACCCTCCAACAAATTGACCTCGTGCACCGCCTCGCATCCCTCTACCCTGGATACCTGGAGATTGTGCCCGACACCACCGCTTTCCGACACACTTTCGAATCATCCCCGACGAAAATAGCCTCCTTCCTCGGCGTCGAGGGTCTGCACCAGATCGGCTCCAGCGCATCTACCCTCCGCCTCTACCACTCCCTCGGAGCGCGCTATGTGACCCTAACTCACATGTGCCACAATGAATACGCGGATAGCGCGACCCCGTCTAAGCCGCGACACAACGGTCTCTCGGCAAAAGGCCGCGATATGGTCCTTGAAATGAACCGGCTCGGCATGGCCGTGGACATCTCACATGTCAGCGCGAAGACAATGCATGATGCGCTAGATACATCCAAAGCACCGgtgatcttctcccattCCTCCGTGTATGCACTCTGTCCCCATGAACGAAATGTTCCCGACGACGTCCTCCTTCGTCTTGCGGAGAATGGAGGTGTGATTATGATCACCTTTCTTGATGAATACACCCGCTGCGACAATCCTTTGGCTGCTACGTTGTCTGATGTGGCGGATCATATCCAGTACGTTGGAGAGTTGATTGGGTATGAATATGTCGGGTTAGGGTCGGACTTTGACGGTATGGTCACAACGATACAAGGCCTAGAGGACGTGAGCAAATACCCGGATTTGATCAAGGAGCTGTTGGATCGCGGTGTTAGTGTGAAGGATGCTGCGGGAATTATTGGTGGAAATATCCTGAGGGTTATGGGTGAGATTGAACGCGTGGCGAGGGAGATGAACGAGGAGGGTATCACGCCTTTAGAGGATGATGTGCCGTCTCCCACTGAAATGCTCTAA
- a CDS encoding putative ABC bile acid transporter (transcript_id=CADANIAT00002503): MIPQCAGPIWAVDDLSRCFQRRYLQEILPLAACALSLILITTRVAYRYIFSRKSFAYKLLPSDDVGSVQDIRGAEEDLTEESDPMLSKAARIELPHFELDRPRGEIAFVVLEAAALVGQVVVFALVLKSDAWGRDGRLPAAARLVSWSYLLFLVLVRLLLSVRQLHSPARLWNHTATLYGLQWLLTVLVFRSAVIYPISKRAMTFSSIEFSLSSFLVLLSVTTRRGNKPVLVPHEEGLEPARHPVASLLSLATFSWLDPLIFKGYRQSLELEDVWNLTASQKASTVLEDFRCRQYKGPLVVKLLRYFAGTILLQGAWTIFSNLFTYLPTLLLKAILEYVEDPRSTTPNAAWLYAVLLFVSAATQGVADGQALWIGRRMGVKLRAIIIGEIYAKALRRKAGPSVEAKKDEEKVPDKKKRILSFGRKKKKPTTDAENDASKKDVKEDAESLANIGTIINLMAIDSFKVSEVGAYLHFLWASVPVQIVIAVTLLYRLLGFSSFAGIIIMVLMLPINLIIAKKFSKLQNQILKGTDARIHSTNEILQNIRIIKYFAWEERFQDIVNEKRRAELRALRLRYILWSTAATVWYGTPILITFASFFLYTVVEKKRLTPSIAFPALSMFSLLRIPLDQLADMVAHVQESKVSLDRVDKYLNEDETEKYIQLADEDTSEPRIALEHATLSWGTGPTNENGDKDETFRLINVDVEFLIGKLNIIAGQTGSGKTSLLMALLGEMKLLEGRVHLPGGTANRAELPVDTRTGLIESVAYCAQEAWLVNDTIKENIIFASPFDERRYNAVIKACALERDLEILDAGDETLVGEKGIGLSGGQKQRISLARAIYSRARHLLLDDCLSAVDSHTAKHIFREALSGPLMLNRTCILVTHNIALTAPYADFIVALDNGKVSFQGRPDEAGASKALGEELAKSRPGSRSSSSPPRSRRPSNSANDDNESHANGIPNGTANGTANGAVNGTPGKTLQKTATSKKHAETKAVGSIKWPIIKMYLFSMGPWYYWIVAVLVFTLQQLGSVSTNIWIRQWANSYSADNVDINSEGTYAAMAHFKFPSFNVLSVPRTSGVAPQIGTQTVDSDNNVNVTYYLGIYALLGVLYIAISATREGVLFWGSLHASNSIHKRLLKTVMHAKFKFFDSTPLGQLMNRFSKDVEAIDQEVAPVAIGMLHSLASVVMIVILISIITPGFLIAAVFITMVYFALGAIYLNASRDMKRLESVQRSPLYQQFGETLNGIVTIRAYGDGPRFLVDNHRRINNYNRPHIYLWAANRWLAFRVDITGALVSFLTATFILSNIGRIDAGAAGLSLTYAVTFTENVLWLVRLYSEVQQSMNSVERVKEYLEVEQEAPPVIADSRPPPNWPSKGSVQFSNYSTRYRLDLDPVLRDVSFTVQSGEKVGIVGRTGAGKSSLALALFRGLEAETGRITIDGVDIGTIGLKDLREAITIVPQDPTLFTGTIRSNLDPFGHFTDEQIFTAIRRVHLIGSGTSGTATPVTASTLTVTEQGSASPSEGNAISSTVLDNKNIFHNLESPVSESGSNLSQGQRQLLCLARALLKNPKVLMMDEATASIDYTTDAKIQETLRELRDNTIITIAHRLQTIIDYDKVLVLDHGRVVEFDHPWTLVNKEGGIFRSMCENSGNLETLLELAKKAWEQKRLVDDS; encoded by the exons ATGATTCCGCAATGCGCCGGCCCTATATGGGCTGTTGACGATCTTTCCCGCTGCTTCCAACGCAG GTATTTGCAGGAAATCCTACCGCTTGCCGCATGCGCTCTCTCGCTTATACTCATTACCACCCGCGTTGCGTATCGTTACATATTTTCACGGAAGAGCTTCGCCTACAAGCTGTTGCCGAGCGACGATGTTGGAAGCGTACAGGATATAAGAGGGGCCGAGGAGGATTTAACGGAAGAATCGGACCCGATGCTTTCTAAAGCCGCGCGGATTGAGCTGCCCCATTTTGAGCTGGATCGACCCCGCGGGGAGATTGCTTTTGTCGTcttggaagcagcagcgctAGTTGGGCAAGTCGTTGTTTTCGCACTGGTCTTGAAGTCGGACGCATGGGGCCGCGATGGACGTCTCCCGGCGGCTGCTCGGCTAGTTTCTTGGAGCTACTTGCTCTTTCTGGTCTTGGTCCGACTGCTCCTCTCTGTCCGTCAGCTGCATTCACCCGCCAGGCTTTGGAACCATACAGCTACCCTTTATGGACTTCAATGGCTACTCACTGTCCTCGTATTCCGGTCTGCCGTTATATACCCGATCTCGAAGCGTGCTATGACCTTCTCTTCAATTGAGTTCTCGCTGTCCAGCTTCCTCGTGCTCCTTTCCGTGACTACCCGGAGAGGAAACAAGCCCGTTCTTGTCCCTCATGAGGAAGGCTTGGAGCCGGCGCGTCACCCCGTTGCAAGCTTGCTTTCTCTGGCGACCTTTTCATGGTTGGACCCGCTCATTTTTAAGGGTTATAGGCAATCGCTAGAACTGGAGGATGTCTGGAATTTGACCGCATCGCAAAAAGCCTCTACAGTCCTGGAAGATTTCCGTTGCAGACAATACAAAGGGCCCTTGGTAGTGAAGCTATTACGTTACTTTGCCGGCACCATTCTGCTACAGGGTGCATGGACTATATTCTCGAACCTATTCACGTACCTGCCAACTCTCCTTCTTAAAGCCATATTGGAGTACGTTGAAGATCCCAGATCTACCACGCCAAATGCCGCATGGCTGTACGCTGTGCTTTTGTTCGTCTCGGCCGCTACGCAGGGTGTGGCAGACGGACAGGCTCTCTGGATTGGTCGTCGAATGGGTGTGAAGCTCCGTGCCATTATAATCGGTGAGATCTATGCAAAGGCGCTGAGACGAAAGGCGGGGCCTTCGGTcgaagcgaagaaggacgaggagaaggtCCCTGATAAGAAGAAACGAATCCTGTCCTTTGGCCgtaaaaagaagaagcccacCACGGACGCAGAGAACGACGCCTCTAAGAAGGATGTCAAAGAGGATGCCGAATCATTGGCGAACATCGGAACCATAATCAATCTTATGGCTATCGATTCGTTCAAGGTTAGCGAAGTCGGCGCATACCTGCACTTCTTGTGGGCCAGTGTGCCAGTGCAGATCGTCATTGCTGTTACGCTCCTGTACAGACTCCTAGGCTTTAGTTCCTTTGCgggtatcatcatcatggtcCTTATGCTCCCTATCAACCTGATCATTGCCAAGAAATTCTCGAAGTTGCAGAATCAGATCTTAAAAGGAACTGACGCTCGCATCCATTCAACGAACGAAATCTTGCAGAACATTCGCATCATCAAGTATTTTGCTTGGGAGGAACGCTTCCAAGACATCGTAAATGAAAAACGCCGCGCAGAACTTCGGGCATTACGCTTGCGCTACATTCTCTGGTCTACTGCTGCGACAGTTTGGTACGGAACGCCTATTCTGATTACCTTTGCTTCGTTTTTCCTTTACACTGTTGTCGAGAAGAAGCGGTTGACCCCGTCCATTGCTTTCCCGGCACTTTCGATGTTCTCATTGCTGCGTATTCCTCTAGACCAGCTGGCGGACATGGTGGCTCACGTCCAAGAGTCCAAAGTCTCATTGGACCGTGTTGACAAATACCTCAACGAGGATGAGACCGAAAAATACATTCAGCTTGCGGACGAGGATACGTCGGAGCCTAGAATCGCGCTGGAACACGCCACTTTGTCCTGGGGAACAGGACCGACGAACGAGAACGGTGACAAGGACGAAACCTTCCGTTTGATCAACGTTGACGTAGAGTTTCTCATTGGCAAACTGAACATTATCGCTGGGCAGACTGGCTCCGGAAAGACGTCCCTCTTGATGGCATTACTTGGTGAAATGAAACTCCTGGAAGGACGTGTCCATCTACCTGGCGGCACTGCTAACCGTGCCGAGCTCCCTGTTGATACACGTACTGGTCTCATCGAGAGCGTCGCTTACTGCGCTCAGGAGGCGTGGCTCGTCAACGACACCATTAAGGAAAACATTATTTTCGCTTCTCCGTTCGATGAACGCCGCTACAACGCCGTGATCAAGGCCTGCGCCTTGGAGCGTGACCTGGAAATTCTCGACGCTGGTGATGAAACGCTTGTTGGCGAGAAAGGGATTGGTTTGTCTGGTGGCCAAAAGCAGAGGATATCTCTTGCTCGCGCCATCTACAGCAGAGCCCGGCATCTCCTTCTGGATGACTGTCTCAGCGCTGTTGACTCACATACCGCAAAGCACATCTTCCGAGAAGCGCTGAGCGGTCCTTTGATGCTCAACCGGACGTGTATTCTTGTTACGCACAATATCGCACTGACAGCGCCTTACGCCGACTTCATCGTTGCTCTGGATAATGGTAAGGTCAGTTTCCAAGGTAGGCCGGACGAAGCAGGTGCTTCTAAAGCTCTAGGCGAGGAACTTGCCAAATCAAGACCAGGCTCTCGGTCAAGCTCTAGTCCCCCTCGATCCCGTCGCCCTTCGAATTCGGCCAACGATGATAACGAGTCGCACGCGAACGGCATCCCTAACGGAACCGCTAATGGTACCGCCAATGGTGCAGTTAATGGAACTCCCGGTAAAACACTCCAGAAGACAGCTACCTCAAAGAAACACGCAGAGACGAAGGCAGTCGGTAGCATAAAATGGCCTATCATTAAGATGTATCTTTTCTCAATGGGCCCCTGGTACTATTGGATTGTCGCTgtcctcgtcttcactcTCCAGCAACTGGGTTCTGTGTCGACCAACATCTGGATCCGACAGTGGGCAAACTCGTATAGCGCTGACAATGTCGACATCAATAGTGAAGGTACTTATGCTGCTATGGCTCATTTCAAGTTCCCGTCTTTCAACGTCCTCAGTGTCCCACGAACATCCGGCGTGGCGCCTCAGATTGGAACGCAGACAGTGGATTCGGACAACAACGTGAATGTTACATACTACCTCGGTATCTACGCACTGCTGGGTGTCCTTTACATTGCTATCTCGGCTACCAGAGAAGGTGTTCTGTTCTGGGGTTCACTGCACGCATCGAACAGCATCCACAAGCGCCTTCTTAAGACGGTTATGCACGCCAAATTCAAGTTCTTCGATTCAACACCCCTTGGCCAGCTTATGAACCGGTTTTCCAAGGATGTCGAAGCGATTGACCAGGAAGTTGCTCCTGTCGCGATTGGTATGCTTCATAGTCTAGCTTCCGTCGTCATGATTGTGATCCTGATCTCGATCATCACTCCTGGATTCTTGATTGCGGCTGTGTTCATCACCATGGTCTATTTTGCCCTGGGAGCTATCTACCTGAACGCCTCTCGAGACATGAAGCGGTTGGAATCGGTTCAGCGGAGCCCTCTATATCAGCAATTTGGGGAGACACTCAATGGCATTGTAACCATTCGCGCCTACGGAGATGGACCCAGATTCCTGGTGGACAACCACCGCCGTATCAACAACTATAACCGACCTCACATCTACCTTTGGGCTGCCAACAGATGGCTTGCGTTCCGTGTTGATATCACTGGGGCTTTGGTGTCTTTCTTGACGGCGACATTTATTCTGTCGAATATTGGGAGAATTGATGCGGGTGCTGCGGGTCTTTCACTAACCTACGCCGTGACCTTCACTGAAAACGTTCTGTGGCTGGTGCGTCTCTACTCGGAGGTGCAGCAGAGCATGAACTCGGTAGAGCGTGTTAAGGAGTATCTCGAGGTGGAGCAGGAGGCTCCTCCTGTCATTGCTGACTCACGGCCGCCTCCCAACTGGCCCAGCAAAGGTTCGGTCCAGTTCAGCAACTATTCCACTCGATACCGGCTTGACCTTGATCCGGTATTGCGCGATGTTTCATTCACTGTGCAGTCTGGAGAGAAGGTTGGCATAGTTGGTCGTACCGGTGCCGGAAAGAGCTCGCTAGCTCTCGCCCTTTTCCGCGGTCTGGAAGCAGAGACTGGTCGAATCACTATCGATGGCGTGGACATTGGAACTATCGGTTTGAAGGACTTGCGAGAAGCAATCACCATTGTTCCTCAGGATCCGACACTCTTTACCGGAACCATCCGGAGCAACCTGGACCCCTTTGGTCACTTTACCGACGAGCAGATCTTCACCGCAATCCGTCGCGTGCATCTGATCGGCTCGGGAACGTCTGGCACAGCGACACCAGTTACTGCCAGTACTCTGACGGTCACTGAGCAAGGATCGGCCTCTCCGTCCGAAGGCAACGCCATTTCCAGCACTGTTCTCGACAACAAGAATATCTTCCACAATCTCGAAAGCCCGGTATCTGAGTCAGGTTCCAACTTATCCCAAGGCCAACGACAACTACTGTGCCTCGCGCGAGCCCTGCTCAAGAACCCCAAGGTTCTCATGATGGATGAAGCCACCGCGTCCATTGACTACACAACCGATGCCAAGATCCAAGAGACTCTTCGTGAGCTTCGTGACAACACGATCATCACCATCGCGCATCGCCTGCAAACAATCATTGATTACGACAAGGTCCTAGTCTTGGACCACGGCCGGGTTGTTGAATTTGACCACCCCTGGACGCTAGTCAACAAGGAAGGCGGGATTTTCCGAAGCATGTGCGAGAACAGCGGCAACCTGGAGACtctcctggagctggcgaagaaggcgtgGGAGCAGAAGCGTCTAGTTGACGACTCTTAG
- a CDS encoding uncharacterized protein (transcript_id=CADANIAT00002501) encodes MSKRSAGSNGIRIPAMAASTPVLDSPGTKETKVSRLKPVASASPPLPSPTTMLGASRKDPFDVLPITSSDMELADYWTNKLTYWSGQNKHIKDCAFKTAMAHPLSFRAVILAYCARWKAQLYDHSNAREIDYHLTNARKGVEDAVNGRIQIDGDSLAMAFAGLALQEDRFGSKEKAGEYEEQAVQIFRAGARSSGLAEVFLHYVRYVMIPSPQTLTRSENSQGWLVTFLRAAEGLMLSHNNDDYLTTCPQRRIAFQMESPLFSLLSSGPRPSRVPHDSRIYVVRNVPTQEITRTAALIYITAALWDFQDSPGKTQRFLIYLNNLVKKHELDRYPACESFIWHLLEENCDIDLKDSERAWSTGELLTIHKRLPPDLQFQYNETLFSFLMLAKPIRGVEAFEKELVAFSEAKG; translated from the exons ATGTCCAAGAGAAGCGCAGGCAGCAACGGTATTCGCATTCCCGCAATGGCAGCGAG CACACCGGTTCTGGACTCA CCGGGTACTAAAGAAACCAAAGTCTCCCGACTAAAGCCCGTCGCATCAGCAAGCCCACCCCTGCCATCGCCCACCACTATGCTCGGCGCCTCAAGAAAAGACCCTTTCGACGTCCTTCCGATAACGTCGTCTGATATGGAGCTTGCGGATTACTGGACCAACAAACTGACCTATTGGTCTGGCCAGAATAAACACATCAAGGACTGCGCTTTCAAAACCGCCATGGCGCACCCGTTATCATTTCGAGCGGTCATACTCGCATACTGCGCTCGATGGAAGGCTCAATTATACGACCATAGCAACGCTAGAGAAATTGATTACCATCTCACCAATGCCAGGAAAGGAGTCGAGGATGCTGTCAACGGCCGCATCCAGATTGATGGCGACAGCTTAGCAATGGCATTCGCAGGCCTCGCCCTTCAAGAAGACCGTTTTGGAAGCAAAGAGAAAGCTGGGGAGTACGAAGAGCAGGCAGTTCAGATCTTTCGCGCCGGTGCTCGTTCCAGTGGGCTCGCGGAAGTCTTCCTCCATTACGTTCGATATGTTATGATACCTTCTCCTCAGACTTTGACCCGTTCAGAAAACAGTCAAGGTTGGCTCGTAACCTTTCTTCGCGCGGCAGAAGGCCTTATGCTCTCGCACAACAACGACGATTACCTGACAACTTGCCCCCAACGCCGTATAGCTTTCCAGATGGAAAGCccccttttctctcttctctcgaGCGGGCCCCGCCCTTCCCGCGTGCCCCACGACTCTCGCATATACGTTGTTCGCAACGTGCCCACCCAAGAAATTACTCGCACTGCGGCGCTCATCTACATCACTGCGGCGCTCTGGGACTTTCAAGATTCACCCGGCAAAACACAGCGCTTTCTAATCTACTTAAATAACCTTGTTAAGAAGCACGAGTTGGACAGGTATCCAGCATGCGAGAGCTTCATATGgcatcttcttgaagaaaacTGCGATATAGATTTGAAAGATTCGGAACGTGCGTGGTCAACTGGTGAGCTGTTGACAATCCATAAACGGTTACCCCCAGATCTGCAATTCCAGTACAACGAGACACTCTTTAGTTTTCTGATGTTAGCCAAGCCGATTCGCGGTGTAGAGGCCTTTGAGAAGGAGTTGGTTGCATTCTCCGAGGCAAAAGGTTGA